A single region of the Nitrospirota bacterium genome encodes:
- the vanZ gene encoding VanZ family protein, whose translation MKTVIIWLSVVFVLSVYPFKGGAGVPYRDEAIHFIVYAITCALFFTFLIRRMRLLSALVVSVLLSAGYGLLMEVIQQVITASRRFSVSDVVSNIAGAISSAVFIAVKRRGR comes from the coding sequence ATGAAGACTGTCATCATATGGCTTTCGGTTGTATTTGTTCTTTCAGTGTATCCATTTAAGGGAGGCGCAGGGGTCCCTTACAGGGATGAGGCGATTCATTTTATCGTCTATGCCATCACATGCGCACTTTTTTTCACATTCCTTATAAGAAGGATGCGGCTTCTCAGTGCCCTTGTCGTATCGGTTTTGCTGTCAGCAGGGTATGGGCTTTTGATGGAGGTCATACAGCAGGTTATTACGGCATCGAGAAGGTTTTCCGTTTCAGATGTGGTTTCAAACATAGCAGGAGCGATTTCATCGGCAGTGTTTATTGCAGTCAAAAGGAGAGGAAGATGA
- the rpiB gene encoding ribose 5-phosphate isomerase B: MKVAIGCDHAGIEMKEEISGLLKDMGVELVDMGTSTPESVDYPDFGEKVAEAVSKGMFERGVLICGTGIGMSIVANKFPRIRASLCNDLFTAKMSRLHNDANILVIGGRIVGKGLAREIAKVWFETPFESGRHLQRLKKISLIEEKAKRTYEPE; the protein is encoded by the coding sequence ATGAAAGTCGCAATCGGATGTGACCACGCAGGCATTGAGATGAAAGAGGAAATAAGCGGTCTCCTTAAGGATATGGGGGTCGAGCTGGTAGACATGGGCACAAGCACCCCTGAATCCGTAGATTATCCTGATTTCGGAGAGAAGGTGGCAGAGGCAGTCTCGAAAGGCATGTTTGAGCGGGGGGTTTTAATATGCGGAACAGGGATAGGCATGTCAATTGTGGCAAATAAATTTCCACGCATAAGGGCATCTCTTTGTAACGACCTATTTACCGCAAAGATGAGCAGGCTTCATAACGATGCAAACATACTCGTCATAGGCGGAAGAATCGTTGGAAAGGGTCTTGCGAGAGAGATTGCAAAGGTATGGTTTGAAACTCCCTTTGAAAGCGGAAGACACCTTCAGAGGCTTAAGAAAATCAGCCTTATCGAGGAAAAGGCAAAAAGAACTTATGAGCCTGAATGA
- a CDS encoding serine hydroxymethyltransferase — MSLNELKLIDPEVYEAIEKEINREREKIVLIASENYASKAVLEAQGSIFTNKYAEGYPSKRYYAGCEYADIVENIAIERAKELFSAEHVNVQPHSGTQANMAVYFAFLKPGDTILGMSLSHGGHLSHGAPVNFSGMLYKNISYGVDKDGYIDYDEVERLALKHRPKMLLAGASAYSRTIDFKAFSDIAKKVNAYLTADIAHIAGIIAGGLHPTPLPYADFVTTTTHKTLRGPRGGVIMCRAEYAKAIDRMIFPGIQGGPLVHIIAAKAVAFKEALLPSFRQYQESVIRNAKRLAEEMMTRGFKVISNGTDNHLMLIDLTNNDITGKEVEDILDKIGITVNKNPIPFDERPPAITSGIRIGTPSVTTRGMSENEMAEIAEMIDIAIKNKNNESVKAEIKAKTAKLCREFPIYREL; from the coding sequence ATGAGCCTGAATGAGCTTAAACTCATAGACCCAGAGGTTTATGAGGCAATCGAGAAAGAGATAAACAGGGAAAGGGAAAAGATTGTCCTCATAGCCTCTGAAAACTATGCAAGCAAGGCGGTTTTAGAGGCGCAAGGCTCTATATTTACCAATAAGTATGCAGAAGGCTATCCGTCAAAAAGATACTACGCAGGATGCGAATATGCAGATATAGTCGAAAACATTGCAATCGAAAGGGCAAAAGAGCTTTTCTCCGCAGAGCATGTAAATGTTCAGCCACATTCAGGCACACAGGCGAATATGGCAGTGTATTTTGCCTTTCTTAAGCCCGGTGACACTATATTGGGAATGAGCCTGAGTCATGGCGGACATCTGTCTCACGGTGCGCCTGTGAATTTCTCGGGGATGCTTTATAAGAACATATCATACGGTGTCGATAAAGACGGATACATAGATTACGATGAGGTAGAAAGGCTTGCACTTAAGCACAGACCAAAGATGCTCCTTGCAGGTGCAAGCGCCTATTCAAGGACAATAGACTTTAAGGCATTCAGTGATATAGCAAAGAAAGTGAATGCATATCTTACTGCTGACATAGCCCACATAGCAGGCATTATTGCAGGAGGGCTTCATCCCACACCTCTGCCTTACGCTGATTTTGTGACAACCACAACTCATAAAACCTTAAGGGGACCAAGGGGCGGGGTAATCATGTGCAGGGCTGAATACGCAAAGGCAATAGACAGGATGATATTCCCCGGCATACAGGGAGGCCCGCTTGTTCATATCATAGCCGCAAAGGCAGTTGCATTCAAAGAAGCCCTTCTGCCTTCATTCAGGCAATATCAGGAATCTGTCATAAGAAATGCAAAAAGGCTTGCAGAGGAAATGATGACAAGGGGCTTTAAGGTCATCTCCAATGGCACGGATAATCACCTGATGCTTATCGACCTTACAAATAACGATATCACGGGAAAAGAGGTAGAGGACATACTCGATAAGATTGGAATCACTGTCAATAAAAACCCGATTCCATTCGATGAGAGGCCTCCTGCCATTACAAGCGGTATAAGGATAGGCACGCCATCGGTTACTACCAGAGGGATGTCTGAAAACGAAATGGCAGAAATTGCAGAGATGATAGATATTGCTATCAAAAATAAAAATAACGAATCGGTGAAGGCAGAGATTAAGGCAAAGACAGCAAAGCTCTGCAGAGAATTTCCAATATATCGGGAGCTATGA
- the nrdR gene encoding transcriptional repressor NrdR — translation MKCPFCGHIEDKVIDSRAGKDGDVIRRRRECLKCEKRFTSYERIEEVHPMVIKKDGRREPFDRQKILHGLEKACEKRPIPVEIRESVANQIEKKLLSLGEKEIPSSRIGDEVMSSLKDLDKVAYVRFASVYRDFKDAFEFMDEVKTLFEQKGKTKKQEGR, via the coding sequence ATGAAGTGCCCTTTTTGCGGACATATCGAAGACAAGGTGATAGACTCACGAGCAGGCAAAGACGGCGATGTGATTCGTAGAAGAAGGGAATGCCTGAAATGCGAAAAGCGTTTCACCTCATACGAGAGAATCGAGGAGGTCCATCCAATGGTGATTAAAAAGGATGGCAGACGGGAGCCATTTGACAGACAAAAAATCCTTCATGGGCTTGAGAAGGCATGCGAGAAAAGACCCATTCCAGTCGAAATCAGAGAGTCGGTTGCTAACCAGATCGAGAAAAAGCTCCTGAGCTTAGGCGAAAAGGAAATCCCAAGCTCACGCATCGGAGATGAGGTTATGTCTTCGCTTAAAGATCTCGATAAGGTCGCATATGTGAGGTTTGCCTCTGTTTACAGGGACTTCAAGGATGCCTTTGAGTTTATGGATGAGGTTAAAACACTGTTTGAGCAAAAAGGTAAAACTAAAAAGCAGGAAGGTAGATAA